Proteins from a single region of Neodiprion virginianus isolate iyNeoVirg1 chromosome 4, iyNeoVirg1.1, whole genome shotgun sequence:
- the LOC124303603 gene encoding putative fatty acyl-CoA reductase CG5065 isoform X1, with protein sequence MRHPASLKELVSDSTIFLTGATGFVGGVLLERILTAASPPRRVCLLVRSRRGTDPRDRVKDIFSSQLFSDVQPSRLDLVQVMEGDVGEEGLGLSETDRKLLVSECTLVFHAAAFISFAARLDLAIRINLEGTRQVLNLAKEMANCKVMVYVSTAYANCTVRHAVVEEKLYPTPCDPIKFLEMVKNLSAEEVQQKTAELIGGHPNTYTFTKQMAEALLAKERGHLALSIVRPSIVLNTWKIPKRGWVDNVNNGACGFIAGVNKGIFRTVPSRPDGITDVIPADMVVSVILASALQAVRDPETLHIYHCTSGTENPVTWGRYCNAVVKAAQDHPCKRVLWYPEAKTRLSGFRNFIVIWVFQIIPALFVDTFLLRGLKPTLYELQRKYARGCKYTAYFTIREWPFDTAKVSALASILPEEERRAYPFDPKLINWDDYLEGCVIGMRQYFHREPQNTTERARREMHRLRIIAAVTPFLSFFLLWGITSLFVCSSWVAAFVAGCIVLFLIWV encoded by the exons ATGAGACATCCGGCTTCGCTGAAGGAGCTCGTATCCGATAGTACGATATTTTTGACCGGTGCGACCGGGTTCGTTGGCGGCGTTTTGCTGGAGCGTATCCTGACCGCCGCATCGCCGCCGAGGAGGGTCTGCCTCCTGGTGAGGAGTCGGCGTGGAACCGACCCTCGGGATCGTGTCAAggacattttttcatcgcaG TTGTTCTCAGATGTTCAGCCCAGCAGATTGGATTTGGTGCAAGTGATGGAAGGTGACGTGGGTGAAGAGGGACTCGGACTTTCCGAAACTGATCGAAAACTTCTGGTGTCCGAGTGCACCTTGGTTTTCCACGCGGCGGCTTTCATCTCATTTGCAGCACGCCTGGACTTGGCAATCAGAATTAATCTCGAGGGTACCAGGCAAGTCCTGAACCTGGCCAAAGAAATGGCCAACTGCAAAGTCATGGTGTACGTTTCGACTGCCTATGCCAACTGCACCGTCAGGCACGCTGTTGTGGAAGAAAAGTTATATCCGACTCCGTGCGACCCGATAAAGTTTTTGGAAATG GTGAAAAATCTATCCGCTGAAGAGGTGCAGCAAAAAACCGCTGAACTGATAGGGGGTCATCCCAATACTTACACTTTCACGAAACAAATGGCTGAAGCCCTACTGGCAAAAGAACGTGGTCATTTGGCGCTGAGTATAGTGAGACCCAGCATCGTCCTGAATACTTGGAAGATACCGAAGAGAGGCTGGGTGGATAACGTGAACAACGGGGCCTGCGGATTTATAGCGGGAGTCAACAAGGGCATATTTCGCAC AGTTCCGTCACGACCGGATGGTATCACCGATGTCATTCCCGCCGATATGGTCGTCTCTGTGATTCTGGCTTCCGCACTTCAAGCGGTCCGTGATCCAGAGACTCTGCATATTTATCACTGCACTTCCGGGACTGAGAATCCCGTGACTTGGGGAAGATACTGCAACGCGGTTGTCAAGGCAGCCCAGGATCACCCTTGCAAAAGGGTGCTCTGGTACCCCGAAGCCAAAACAAGACTGAGCGGATTCAGGAACTTCATTGTTATCTGGGTCTTCCAAATAATTCCTGCCTTATTCGTGGACACTTTTCTACTCCGCGGGCTGAAACCTAC GCTATATGAATTGCAGCGAAAGTATGCCAGAGGCTGCAAATACACGGCGTACTTTACGATAAGGGAATGGCCCTTCGATACCGCAAAGGTATCGGCGCTCGCCTCGATATTGCCCGAAGAGGAACGAAGGGCATATCCCTTCGACCCTAAACTAATTAACTGGGATGATTATCTTGAGGGATGTGTCATTGGGATGAGGCAGTATTTCCATCGGGAACCGCAAAACACGACGGAAAGGGCGCGTCGTGAAATGCATAG gTTGCGGATAATCGCTGCCGTCACTCCGTTTCTAagttttttccttctttggGGAATTACTTCACTTTTTGTATGTTCTTCTTGGGTAGCTGCGTTCGTTGCTGGCTGTATCGTGCTTTTTTTGATTTGGGTTTAA
- the LOC124303603 gene encoding putative fatty acyl-CoA reductase CG5065 isoform X2, with translation MEGDVGEEGLGLSETDRKLLVSECTLVFHAAAFISFAARLDLAIRINLEGTRQVLNLAKEMANCKVMVYVSTAYANCTVRHAVVEEKLYPTPCDPIKFLEMVKNLSAEEVQQKTAELIGGHPNTYTFTKQMAEALLAKERGHLALSIVRPSIVLNTWKIPKRGWVDNVNNGACGFIAGVNKGIFRTVPSRPDGITDVIPADMVVSVILASALQAVRDPETLHIYHCTSGTENPVTWGRYCNAVVKAAQDHPCKRVLWYPEAKTRLSGFRNFIVIWVFQIIPALFVDTFLLRGLKPTLYELQRKYARGCKYTAYFTIREWPFDTAKVSALASILPEEERRAYPFDPKLINWDDYLEGCVIGMRQYFHREPQNTTERARREMHRLRIIAAVTPFLSFFLLWGITSLFVCSSWVAAFVAGCIVLFLIWV, from the exons ATGGAAGGTGACGTGGGTGAAGAGGGACTCGGACTTTCCGAAACTGATCGAAAACTTCTGGTGTCCGAGTGCACCTTGGTTTTCCACGCGGCGGCTTTCATCTCATTTGCAGCACGCCTGGACTTGGCAATCAGAATTAATCTCGAGGGTACCAGGCAAGTCCTGAACCTGGCCAAAGAAATGGCCAACTGCAAAGTCATGGTGTACGTTTCGACTGCCTATGCCAACTGCACCGTCAGGCACGCTGTTGTGGAAGAAAAGTTATATCCGACTCCGTGCGACCCGATAAAGTTTTTGGAAATG GTGAAAAATCTATCCGCTGAAGAGGTGCAGCAAAAAACCGCTGAACTGATAGGGGGTCATCCCAATACTTACACTTTCACGAAACAAATGGCTGAAGCCCTACTGGCAAAAGAACGTGGTCATTTGGCGCTGAGTATAGTGAGACCCAGCATCGTCCTGAATACTTGGAAGATACCGAAGAGAGGCTGGGTGGATAACGTGAACAACGGGGCCTGCGGATTTATAGCGGGAGTCAACAAGGGCATATTTCGCAC AGTTCCGTCACGACCGGATGGTATCACCGATGTCATTCCCGCCGATATGGTCGTCTCTGTGATTCTGGCTTCCGCACTTCAAGCGGTCCGTGATCCAGAGACTCTGCATATTTATCACTGCACTTCCGGGACTGAGAATCCCGTGACTTGGGGAAGATACTGCAACGCGGTTGTCAAGGCAGCCCAGGATCACCCTTGCAAAAGGGTGCTCTGGTACCCCGAAGCCAAAACAAGACTGAGCGGATTCAGGAACTTCATTGTTATCTGGGTCTTCCAAATAATTCCTGCCTTATTCGTGGACACTTTTCTACTCCGCGGGCTGAAACCTAC GCTATATGAATTGCAGCGAAAGTATGCCAGAGGCTGCAAATACACGGCGTACTTTACGATAAGGGAATGGCCCTTCGATACCGCAAAGGTATCGGCGCTCGCCTCGATATTGCCCGAAGAGGAACGAAGGGCATATCCCTTCGACCCTAAACTAATTAACTGGGATGATTATCTTGAGGGATGTGTCATTGGGATGAGGCAGTATTTCCATCGGGAACCGCAAAACACGACGGAAAGGGCGCGTCGTGAAATGCATAG gTTGCGGATAATCGCTGCCGTCACTCCGTTTCTAagttttttccttctttggGGAATTACTTCACTTTTTGTATGTTCTTCTTGGGTAGCTGCGTTCGTTGCTGGCTGTATCGTGCTTTTTTTGATTTGGGTTTAA
- the LOC124303599 gene encoding putative fatty acyl-CoA reductase CG8306 isoform X1: MASSPVTEFYRGKTLFITGGTGFLGICLIEKFLRSCPDLKNIYILLRPKKGKNIEERLDELTNNLIFETLKEQGGSDLLNKLIPVAGDVGEDGLGLSASDRQSLIDNVQIVVHSAATLDFEATLRPTVNINLLGTRRVIQLCREIHDFKVLVHVSSAYVNSAISEPVEKVYPAPAEVEKIIKMVKDLDDKELDIATPGILGNHANSYTFTKHLAEHEVLNASICSAIVRPSMITAAWKEPVPGWTISKNGPQGFLMGASKGVLRRLPVASALIYDYIPVDVVVNSLIVAGYNADREREAGLKVYHCTSSTCNPFKWEKVESHINTYLHRYPLRSAVWYPYLKLLPSLLLFRISAIFVHMIPAYILDTVTRVFGGRPILVRLHTNVNKSLSRLEKFIFTEWKFSNARLLELNATLSTVDKDKFILDIRSLKWEDYFNDLVQGVRRYLSNESPKNLGKARSKDKVLLVAHLVLQAGLMGLVWWIFKFLLASTWTKTGLVVPLAYMIFSLL, translated from the exons ATGGCTTCATCACCGGTCACGGAATTTTATCGTGGCAAAACCCTGTTCATCACGGGTGGTACCGGTTTCCTCGGTATCTGTTTGATTGAGAAATTCCTGCGCTCCTGTCCagatctgaaaaatatttatatcttaCTCAGGccaaagaaaggaaagaataTCGAAGAAAGGTTAGATGAGTTAACCAACAATCTG ATATTTGAAACACTTAAGGAACAGGGTGGTTCCGATCTATTGAATAAGCTGATCCCAGTTGCTGGAGATGTTGGGGAAGATGGTTTGGGATTGAGTGCCTCTGATAGGCAAAGTCTGATTGATAATGTTCAGATCGTTGTCCATTCTGCAGCTACATTGGACTTTGAAGCAACCTTGAGGCCGACTGTGAACATTAATTTACTCGGTACACGCAGAGTTATTCAGCTATGCAGAGAAATCCATGATTTCAAG gTACTCGTTCACGTGTCCAGTGCCTACGTAAATTCCGCCATCTCCGAACCAGTTGAAAAAGTCTATCCTGCACCTGCAgaggttgaaaaaatcatcaaaatgGTGAAGGATTTAGATGATAAGGAATTGGACATTGCCACACCTGGTATTCTGGGAAACCATGCAAATAGTTACACGTTTACAAAACATCTGGCTGAACACGAAGTTCTCAACGCATCTATATGCTCAGCCATCGTGAGACCATCCATGA TAACTGCCGCGTGGAAGGAGCCAGTACCTGGATGGACGATATCCAAAAATGGTCCGCAAGGTTTTCTAATGGGAGCTAGTAAAGGTGTACTCAGACGACTGCCTGTTGCGTCAGCTCTGATTTATGACTACATTCCAGTCGATGTAGTAGTAAATAGTTTGATTGTTGCTGGATATAATGCGGACCGCGAACG TGAAGCTGGATTGAAGGTTTACCATTGTACGTCGAGTACCTGCAATCCCTTCAAATGGGAAAAGGTTGAAAGCCACATTAATACTTATCTTCATCGTTACCCTCTGCGTAGCGCCGTGTGGTACCCGTACCTTAAGCTTCTGCCTTCGTTGTTACTGTTCAGAATCTCTGCAATTTTTGTCCACATGATTCCGGCATATATTCTCGATACAGTTACACGTGTGTTTGGTGGACGGCCCAT ATTGGTACGTCTACACACAAATGTTAACAAATCATTGAGTCGTCTagagaaattcatttttaccgaGTGGAAATTCAGTAATGCTCGGCTTCTTGAATTAAATGCAACTCTATCAACAGTCGACaaggataaatttattttggaCATTAGATCGTTAAAATGGGAAGATTATTTTAATGATCTGGTACAAGGAGTTAGGAGGTACCTGAGTAACGAAAGTCCAAAAAATCTGGGAAAAGCTCGTTCAAAAGATAAAGT ATTACTGGTCGCACATTTGGTTCTACAAGCTGGACTAATGGGTCTGGTTTGGTGGATCTTCAAATTCTTGTTAGCCTCAACTTGGACAAAAACAGGATTGGTTGTTCCCTTGGCATACATGATCTTcagtttattataa
- the LOC124303599 gene encoding putative fatty acyl-CoA reductase CG8306 isoform X2 translates to MASSPVTEFYRGKTLFITGGTGFLGICLIEKFLRSCPDLKNIYILLRPKKGKNIEERLDELTNNLIFETLKEQGGSDLLNKLIPVAGDVGEDGLGLSASDRQSLIDNVQIVVHSAATLDFEATLRPTVNINLLGTRRVIQLCREIHDFKVLVHVSSAYVNSAISEPVEKVYPAPAEVEKIIKMVKDLDDKELDIATPGILGNHANSYTFTKHLAEHEVLNASICSAIVRPSMITAAWKEPVPGWTISKNGPQGFLMGASKGVLRRLPVASALIYDYIPVDVVVNSLIVAGYNADREREAGLKVYHCTSSTCNPFKWEKVESHINTYLHRYPLRSAVWYPYLKLLPSLLLFRISAIFVHMIPAYILDTVTRVFGGRPILLVAHLVLQAGLMGLVWWIFKFLLASTWTKTGLVVPLAYMIFSLL, encoded by the exons ATGGCTTCATCACCGGTCACGGAATTTTATCGTGGCAAAACCCTGTTCATCACGGGTGGTACCGGTTTCCTCGGTATCTGTTTGATTGAGAAATTCCTGCGCTCCTGTCCagatctgaaaaatatttatatcttaCTCAGGccaaagaaaggaaagaataTCGAAGAAAGGTTAGATGAGTTAACCAACAATCTG ATATTTGAAACACTTAAGGAACAGGGTGGTTCCGATCTATTGAATAAGCTGATCCCAGTTGCTGGAGATGTTGGGGAAGATGGTTTGGGATTGAGTGCCTCTGATAGGCAAAGTCTGATTGATAATGTTCAGATCGTTGTCCATTCTGCAGCTACATTGGACTTTGAAGCAACCTTGAGGCCGACTGTGAACATTAATTTACTCGGTACACGCAGAGTTATTCAGCTATGCAGAGAAATCCATGATTTCAAG gTACTCGTTCACGTGTCCAGTGCCTACGTAAATTCCGCCATCTCCGAACCAGTTGAAAAAGTCTATCCTGCACCTGCAgaggttgaaaaaatcatcaaaatgGTGAAGGATTTAGATGATAAGGAATTGGACATTGCCACACCTGGTATTCTGGGAAACCATGCAAATAGTTACACGTTTACAAAACATCTGGCTGAACACGAAGTTCTCAACGCATCTATATGCTCAGCCATCGTGAGACCATCCATGA TAACTGCCGCGTGGAAGGAGCCAGTACCTGGATGGACGATATCCAAAAATGGTCCGCAAGGTTTTCTAATGGGAGCTAGTAAAGGTGTACTCAGACGACTGCCTGTTGCGTCAGCTCTGATTTATGACTACATTCCAGTCGATGTAGTAGTAAATAGTTTGATTGTTGCTGGATATAATGCGGACCGCGAACG TGAAGCTGGATTGAAGGTTTACCATTGTACGTCGAGTACCTGCAATCCCTTCAAATGGGAAAAGGTTGAAAGCCACATTAATACTTATCTTCATCGTTACCCTCTGCGTAGCGCCGTGTGGTACCCGTACCTTAAGCTTCTGCCTTCGTTGTTACTGTTCAGAATCTCTGCAATTTTTGTCCACATGATTCCGGCATATATTCTCGATACAGTTACACGTGTGTTTGGTGGACGGCCCAT ATTACTGGTCGCACATTTGGTTCTACAAGCTGGACTAATGGGTCTGGTTTGGTGGATCTTCAAATTCTTGTTAGCCTCAACTTGGACAAAAACAGGATTGGTTGTTCCCTTGGCATACATGATCTTcagtttattataa